The Ruficoccus amylovorans genome has a segment encoding these proteins:
- a CDS encoding NADH-quinone oxidoreductase subunit C, producing MTPETLLQDLLKRFDYATERPSADDPAIHVPTDKYVEICRLLRDEMHFDLMTDSTGVDWGQEASPRFSVLAQLFSTRDKLYVRVVTDCVGDENPEVPSLTGLFGIANWMERETYDMLGIKFTGHPDLRRILMWDSYPYFPLRKEFPLAGIETEFPAADVAQAAPGAKVIAAPQMGGPFHSPQSGEMSDREPRAADQSWTEQKEKPSES from the coding sequence ATGACGCCAGAAACACTGCTTCAAGACCTGCTCAAGCGCTTCGATTACGCCACCGAGCGGCCCAGCGCTGATGACCCGGCCATTCATGTGCCGACGGATAAATACGTCGAAATCTGCCGCCTCCTGCGCGACGAGATGCATTTCGACCTCATGACCGACTCCACCGGCGTGGACTGGGGGCAGGAGGCGAGCCCGCGCTTCAGCGTGCTGGCCCAGCTCTTTTCCACCCGGGACAAGCTTTATGTGCGCGTCGTCACGGACTGCGTCGGCGATGAGAACCCCGAAGTCCCCAGCCTGACTGGCCTCTTCGGTATCGCCAACTGGATGGAGCGCGAGACCTACGACATGCTGGGTATTAAATTTACCGGCCACCCGGACCTGCGGCGCATCCTCATGTGGGACAGCTATCCGTACTTTCCTCTGCGTAAGGAGTTTCCGCTGGCGGGGATCGAGACCGAATTTCCCGCTGCCGACGTGGCCCAGGCCGCGCCTGGTGCCAAAGTGATCGCCGCTCCCCAGATGGGCGGACCCTTCCACTCGCCCCAGAGCGGGGAAATGTCCGACCGCGAACCCCGGGCCGCCGACCAGAGCTGGACCGAACAGAAGGAGAAGCCCTCCGAGAGCTGA